The Kocuria sp. TGY1127_2 genome includes a window with the following:
- the thiM gene encoding hydroxyethylthiazole kinase — MTDSPENHRAPDGIVGSAEAVRGSSPLVHCLTNAVVKEITANVLLAVGASPAMVEHPDEARIFAGMADGVLVNVGTVSEDQIAAIQAAVETAGSAGVPWVLDPVAVGGLPLRTEFARDLVTQRPTAIRGNASEIVALAGQGSGGRGVESTDAVETALDAARFLAERTGGIVAISGERDVVVSANRTTWLTSGHEFMPLVIGTGCSLGATVAAYLGAARAAGLADHDAVLAAHAHVGAAGSLAGRTADGPGSFHVRWIDSLYELSPAGIGRLVEVHEEAQ; from the coding sequence ATGACTGATTCACCGGAAAATCACCGCGCCCCCGACGGCATCGTCGGATCGGCCGAGGCCGTTCGAGGGTCGTCACCCCTGGTCCATTGCTTGACCAACGCGGTCGTCAAAGAAATCACGGCCAACGTTCTGCTCGCCGTCGGGGCTTCGCCCGCAATGGTCGAACACCCCGACGAAGCGCGCATCTTCGCTGGGATGGCCGACGGGGTGCTTGTGAACGTCGGGACGGTCTCGGAGGATCAGATCGCGGCGATCCAGGCCGCAGTGGAAACCGCGGGATCTGCGGGTGTGCCCTGGGTTCTAGATCCGGTTGCGGTCGGAGGCCTTCCCCTACGTACCGAATTCGCCCGGGACCTCGTCACTCAACGTCCGACTGCGATTCGTGGCAACGCCAGCGAGATCGTCGCCCTGGCCGGACAGGGAAGCGGCGGCCGTGGGGTCGAGTCGACCGATGCTGTGGAAACTGCTCTCGATGCCGCGCGCTTCCTTGCGGAACGCACCGGCGGCATCGTCGCGATTTCCGGGGAGCGGGATGTGGTCGTCTCTGCGAACCGGACCACGTGGCTGACCAGTGGTCACGAATTCATGCCGCTGGTCATCGGGACGGGGTGCTCGCTCGGGGCCACGGTCGCGGCGTATCTGGGTGCCGCCCGTGCGGCTGGCCTGGCCGACCATGACGCTGTTTTGGCGGCCCACGCCCATGTGGGTGCCGCCGGCTCCTTGGCGGGTCGAACCGCCGACGGTCCCGGATCCTTCCACGTGCGGTGGATCGATTCGCTCTACGAGCTCTCCCCGGCTGGAATCGGCCGCCTTGTCGAGGTTCACGAGGAAGCCCAGTGA
- the thiD gene encoding bifunctional hydroxymethylpyrimidine kinase/phosphomethylpyrimidine kinase → MRPPVAMTIAGSDPSGGAGIQADLKTFSAIGAYGCACMTSLTSQNTVGVRGVHNVPEDFVVSQVEAVIDDVPVDSTKIGMLGTGGVVRLLARLMNERRESFGTVILDPVMVATSGDTLLSQDADAAIRADLLPLADLITPNLPESARLLGRPDRVADSLEDMRSQAEELLELGPRAVLLKGGHLRDGEAVDVLAISPRPSPVEGAARTPAAEPTVIELTAPRVETRNTHGTGCTLSSAIAAFSARWAVHQADSGDRGIDDAALMAATRDGKNFLTRALVDGACWELSRFPDQGHGPVNHLAQILR, encoded by the coding sequence ATGCGCCCACCCGTCGCCATGACCATTGCCGGTTCGGACCCTTCGGGTGGAGCCGGAATCCAGGCCGACCTCAAGACCTTCAGCGCCATCGGGGCTTATGGGTGTGCTTGTATGACGTCGTTGACCAGCCAAAACACGGTCGGAGTCCGAGGGGTGCACAATGTGCCGGAAGACTTCGTGGTCTCCCAGGTCGAGGCGGTCATCGATGATGTGCCGGTGGATTCCACCAAGATCGGGATGCTTGGAACCGGGGGAGTGGTTCGTTTGCTCGCACGCCTGATGAACGAGCGGCGCGAGAGCTTCGGGACCGTGATTCTCGACCCGGTCATGGTGGCCACGAGCGGAGACACCCTCCTGAGCCAGGACGCCGACGCAGCGATCCGCGCGGATCTTTTGCCTCTCGCGGACCTCATCACCCCGAACCTCCCGGAAAGTGCTCGGTTGTTGGGACGTCCCGACCGTGTTGCCGACTCGCTCGAGGATATGCGCTCCCAGGCCGAAGAGCTTCTAGAGCTTGGGCCCCGTGCAGTCCTCCTCAAGGGAGGGCACCTACGAGATGGGGAAGCCGTGGATGTTCTTGCGATATCTCCGAGGCCGTCTCCCGTTGAGGGTGCGGCGAGGACTCCGGCAGCCGAACCGACTGTTATTGAACTGACTGCGCCCCGCGTGGAAACGCGCAACACTCACGGAACCGGGTGCACCCTCTCCTCGGCGATCGCTGCTTTTTCCGCGCGGTGGGCCGTGCACCAAGCCGATTCAGGGGACCGAGGGATCGACGATGCCGCTCTGATGGCAGCGACCAGAGATGGCAAGAACTTCTTGACCCGGGCACTTGTGGACGGCGCGTGTTGGGAACTCTCGCGGTTCCCGGACCAAGGTCATGGCCCCGTCAATCACTTGGCCCAGATCCTCCGATGA
- the thiE gene encoding thiamine phosphate synthase, with protein sequence MTDTKLCGGLDRVPNVVYEAVMGGVGVVQVRDKELSDGRFADLARACEQQLRRAEQDSGRSAQLFVNDRLSVAADLGLNVHVGQSDAAAADARAAVGPDLMVGLSVSTPGEVRAAVAERQADVLGIGPAWATPTKTDAAPALGPDGVSECAEIARTGGLVSVAIGGINPSTATELAGVPVDGLCVVSAIAAAQDPRKAAAELLSLATMTLNRGRDS encoded by the coding sequence GTGACGGATACGAAGCTGTGCGGTGGTCTCGATCGTGTACCGAATGTGGTGTACGAGGCCGTGATGGGCGGCGTCGGTGTAGTTCAGGTCCGCGACAAAGAGCTATCGGATGGCCGCTTCGCTGATCTGGCGCGCGCTTGCGAGCAGCAGTTGCGTCGGGCCGAGCAGGACTCGGGCAGGTCCGCCCAGCTGTTCGTCAATGATCGACTCAGCGTCGCCGCAGATCTGGGGCTCAATGTTCACGTCGGACAATCCGACGCCGCCGCGGCGGATGCGCGTGCGGCGGTCGGACCCGACCTCATGGTTGGGCTCTCGGTATCGACACCGGGCGAGGTCCGGGCCGCGGTGGCCGAACGCCAAGCGGATGTTCTGGGCATTGGCCCGGCCTGGGCCACTCCTACCAAAACCGACGCCGCCCCGGCCTTGGGGCCCGATGGGGTATCCGAATGTGCGGAGATAGCCCGAACCGGAGGGCTCGTGAGTGTAGCCATAGGAGGAATCAATCCCTCCACAGCCACTGAATTGGCGGGTGTGCCCGTTGACGGTCTGTGCGTCGTCTCCGCAATCGCTGCCGCCCAGGACCCCAGAAAGGCGGCGGCCGAATTGCTGAGCCTCGCCACCATGACACTCAACAGAGGACGTGATTCGTGA
- a CDS encoding universal stress protein: MTDLYSKPSHSMPEPSLRVSSSDGIDRAPRTVVVGYRTDASPKVMREAIAAAHREKAALRVVAYATDSTTSPSASRIEVVKEVSLQIIEAGLEFEIQRAGDDVADQLLDLAEEHHAKLIVLATRRRSPVMKLFLGSSAQRVILEAECPVLTVK, translated from the coding sequence ATGACGGATCTCTATTCGAAACCTTCCCACTCGATGCCGGAGCCCTCGCTGAGGGTATCGTCCTCGGATGGGATCGACCGCGCACCACGCACCGTCGTCGTGGGGTACCGCACGGATGCGAGCCCGAAGGTCATGCGGGAAGCGATCGCCGCGGCCCACCGCGAAAAGGCGGCGCTTCGCGTGGTGGCGTATGCCACGGACAGCACTACCAGTCCCTCCGCGAGCCGCATCGAAGTCGTCAAGGAAGTTTCCCTGCAGATCATCGAAGCGGGGCTGGAGTTCGAAATTCAGCGCGCGGGGGACGACGTCGCGGATCAGCTCCTCGATCTGGCCGAAGAGCACCACGCCAAGCTGATAGTCCTGGCAACGCGACGCCGCTCCCCGGTCATGAAACTCTTCCTCGGCTCGAGCGCCCAAAGGGTGATCCTCGAGGCGGAGTGTCCGGTACTGACGGTCAAATAG
- a CDS encoding CitMHS family transporter, with product MIVLLGFVMILVFMALIMTKKLSPVLALILIPTIFGLFAGAGLGIGDMVMDAIESMSSTAALLLFAIIYFGIMIDVGLFDKLVEFILRFCGHDPVKVVLGTAVLTGAVSLDGDGSTTFIVVTAAMLPIYQRLQMSPVVLTCTAGLINGTLNIVPWGGPTARAASALHLDANTIFAPMVPSLLVGLIVAFAFAYLLGRSERRRLQKKGVAWVEGAANDVETPQSGSSSPRHDSGPSGSHSTPRDGEGSAAQATSGGPATQALVINQFEGEGQAASTLTDTALDPDRSTLRPRLFWFNLVLTVAIMILLIMDVLPLPYLFMIGTVVALLVNFRGVKEQQEELASHATSIISVVAMVMAAGVLTGVMSGTGMVDGMAAWLVDVIPSSMGPYLAVITGILSIPMTFFMSNDAFYFGILPVLAETASHYGIPATDMARASITGQPVHLQSPLVPAILLLVSLSGVELGDHHKKVLWRALVVSLVMLAVGVLVGVVAIGSA from the coding sequence GTGATCGTCCTTCTCGGATTCGTCATGATTCTGGTCTTCATGGCCCTCATCATGACCAAGAAACTTTCGCCGGTTCTGGCGCTCATTCTCATCCCGACCATCTTCGGCCTCTTCGCCGGAGCTGGGCTGGGCATCGGCGACATGGTCATGGATGCCATTGAGTCCATGTCCTCGACGGCCGCGCTGCTGCTCTTCGCGATCATCTACTTCGGCATCATGATCGACGTCGGGCTATTCGACAAACTCGTCGAATTCATCTTGCGCTTCTGCGGCCACGATCCGGTCAAGGTGGTGCTAGGCACCGCGGTACTGACCGGCGCGGTGTCATTGGACGGTGACGGCTCGACGACGTTCATCGTGGTCACGGCCGCGATGCTGCCGATTTATCAGCGCCTGCAGATGTCCCCGGTGGTTCTGACTTGTACCGCGGGACTGATCAATGGAACGTTGAACATCGTTCCGTGGGGCGGCCCGACGGCTCGTGCCGCCTCGGCCCTGCACTTGGATGCGAACACGATCTTTGCGCCCATGGTGCCCTCCCTCCTCGTGGGCCTCATCGTTGCTTTCGCCTTCGCATACCTGCTGGGCCGCTCGGAACGTCGTCGACTTCAGAAGAAGGGCGTGGCTTGGGTCGAAGGCGCAGCGAACGACGTCGAAACCCCACAATCCGGCTCTTCCTCACCCCGTCACGACTCCGGCCCGAGCGGCTCCCACTCGACGCCTCGAGACGGAGAGGGCTCGGCCGCACAGGCCACGTCGGGTGGGCCCGCTACCCAGGCCCTGGTGATCAACCAATTCGAAGGCGAAGGACAGGCCGCTTCCACGCTGACCGACACCGCGTTGGACCCGGACCGTTCGACTCTTCGCCCGCGTCTGTTCTGGTTCAACCTGGTTCTGACGGTTGCGATCATGATCCTTCTCATCATGGACGTTCTCCCCCTGCCCTATCTGTTCATGATCGGTACCGTGGTGGCCCTGTTGGTCAACTTCCGTGGCGTCAAGGAACAACAGGAAGAACTCGCATCCCATGCGACCTCGATCATTTCCGTCGTAGCCATGGTCATGGCCGCCGGTGTCCTGACCGGCGTGATGAGCGGTACCGGGATGGTCGACGGTATGGCGGCATGGCTCGTAGACGTCATTCCCTCCTCGATGGGCCCGTACCTGGCCGTCATCACCGGCATCCTGTCGATTCCGATGACGTTCTTCATGAGCAATGACGCTTTCTACTTCGGAATCCTTCCGGTTCTCGCCGAAACCGCGTCTCACTACGGAATCCCTGCCACCGATATGGCCCGTGCCTCGATCACCGGACAGCCGGTCCACCTCCAGTCACCCCTGGTTCCGGCCATCCTGCTGCTCGTTTCGCTCTCCGGCGTCGAACTCGGCGACCACCACAAGAAAGTGCTGTGGCGAGCGCTGGTCGTCTCGCTGGTCATGCTGGCCGTGGGCGTGCTGGTCGGCGTCGTCGCCATCGGCAGCGCCTAG
- a CDS encoding TenA family protein, whose translation MNQSAKNHDVWTTGEFTRQLWKDASGILGRVNRLEFLRQLGEGTLAPEIFVEYICQDAFYLSNYSRALAVLSSRAPTAEAAEFWAGSASTAVAEEKVLHSQLMNDPLLADCPRAESPSPITRGYMYTLLAACAYEPYEVGAAAVLPCFWIYADVGRVLTSRSAAVKDHPYGRWVEEYGDPAFAEATQKAIGLVEEAAASVTDVVRKRMREVFLDASRFEEMFWESAYRGEKWTL comes from the coding sequence ATGAATCAATCAGCGAAGAATCATGACGTGTGGACCACCGGAGAATTTACAAGGCAACTGTGGAAAGACGCTTCCGGGATTCTGGGGCGAGTGAATCGTCTGGAGTTCCTGCGCCAACTGGGCGAAGGCACTCTGGCTCCAGAGATCTTCGTGGAATACATCTGCCAGGACGCTTTCTATCTGAGCAACTATTCACGGGCCCTGGCCGTGTTGTCCTCGAGGGCACCGACCGCGGAAGCCGCCGAGTTTTGGGCAGGTAGCGCCAGCACCGCGGTCGCCGAGGAGAAAGTGCTGCACTCCCAGCTCATGAACGATCCACTCCTGGCGGATTGCCCCCGAGCGGAATCACCCTCGCCGATCACGCGCGGGTACATGTACACGTTGCTCGCGGCTTGTGCTTACGAGCCCTACGAGGTTGGGGCCGCCGCCGTGTTGCCCTGCTTCTGGATCTACGCGGACGTGGGGCGGGTACTGACGAGTCGTTCGGCCGCGGTGAAGGATCATCCCTATGGCCGATGGGTTGAGGAATACGGCGATCCTGCTTTCGCGGAGGCCACCCAAAAGGCCATCGGCCTGGTGGAGGAAGCAGCGGCCTCGGTCACCGACGTCGTCCGGAAACGCATGCGAGAGGTCTTCCTGGACGCTTCCCGCTTCGAAGAAATGTTCTGGGAATCGGCCTATCGCGGGGAGAAGTGGACTCTGTAA